The genomic segment CCTTCTACGGGATTTAGTACGTCGCGCAAGAGCACTGAACTGTCTACGGGATTTAGTACTCGGAAAAGCCCTGGACCACCCTCTACGGGATTTAGTACATCACGCAAGAACCCTGAAGTTTTTGTGGGATTTAGTACATCCGGACTAGGTGCTTAAGTGGGGACTGGTTGCGTTGTTTCATTAGATATTCCAAGAAAAATCAACGTAAAGAGAGCAGCTTTTAGCTTTTCGTTGTATATTCTCGAAACAACCAAATCTGAGATTTGCTCTTACCATTAAAAATATTCATACAATTCTTTGTTGTTGCAATTTTGCCCAGAATGAGGCTATTGGCACGCGCACGAAATCGGTTTGCACCTGCTCACGAATTTTCCCCATCTCACACAGTTTGCACTAGCCTGCCATTAGCTTTTctagtttatttgttttaaactcttacgaagtaaaattattataaaatagaCTGTGTATGGAAAAAAATGGCATTATTGCTCGCAAGAAGGTGATCGttggaatttcattttttttgtaaacaaatgCAAGCTTCCAAATCATGAAACAACAGTTTTTCAATGCTCTTTTTATTATTGCACGATCATCTACTCACAATATACAAAGTATACTGTTCTCACGCATAACTACATTGACATGAATGTCGTTCCCATCTAGTTTTTACAGGCTTTCCCAGCTCTGCGCACGCATCTTTTGACGGCACGAACGCAGACCGCTTGACGCCTGCAGTCAAGACGTGCCCTCAGAAAACACCTGACTGCAATGACGCGGCACCTACGCAGGGCCTTGGGAGAGAGAGAAAAACAGATTACTTGTTACTTTGCATAAAATTTTTCTCTTAAACCTTTCCAGCCTTATAATCTTCACAACCATATGCAATTGTAGAAAATCTTAAAATATCGAGTTAAAATGCTATCTTTATGGCATTCGCAATAAACCCTGACATATTGACAACAATTATCTTGTTAGTAAATATGTTTGTCCTGAGAaagaaatttttatttttgtatgcttATTATTATGCACGTTTGTATCTAGAAGTGTGCAAGGGGACGCACCTCCTTAGATCACCAACAAGCTTAAATCTCTTATTGGAAAATAGTCAAATATTAGTCTTTTCCTATATGATATCTACGTCTGCGCACTTCATCCCATCTTGGTTGTGAGATGTTTATTAGCTCGTACCTTGATTTTCCCCTCTCCAGGCTTCTCTGCCTCTTCGTCTTCCTCCTCATCCTCATCCTGCTCGTCTTCCTCATCTTCAGCCCTGTCTGCCATGGCGTCGTAGTACTCGTCGGCTTTCTTGGGGCTCTGGCCGTTCTGCAGCTTACGTTTCATGCACAACACGAATCCTCTGGCGCATGGACGGCAGTCTTTGGTGTTATTGCATCCCTTGCCCTTCGCTGCGGCTATGCATTCACGCTGCAAGTCAAGATATATATACCATAACTAGTGATGAGAAGATTTTTACAGCGCGAGAGCGTAGTCTCGTAGCAAGCGTTTTAGtgtgttgaaaaaaaaaagcaaatagttCGACATCGACGTCGTCATCTGTTTCTCTTAGATTCTTTCTCTGGAAACACGGAAAGCTTTCTACGTAGGATGCGTGAATTCAAAAACTTTGAAAAGAGCACCTTCACCAAGGGTGAGCTAAGAAATTATGGGGATTTTTAATACGGAGAATCGTCAGATTTTGAGCCatatttctttgtttctcCCGAATCCTAACTGTGCTACGTTATTGGCTAAAATACCGGAGGAATGGAATTAGAGTCACACACGGGTTTTCCGCCCTGAAATAGTAGTAGGGTACTGAAGAAATGATAGCAATTATAGAGTTATTGTAAAAGGATTTTAAATAAAGATGAATTTCTCACCAGAGCAGCTCTGCTTCCCAGTTTTTTCACTGCTGGTTTCTTCGCTGGTGCCCCTTCTTCGGGGACATCCATCTCTTCATCTTCCTTCTTGGCCATCTTTTTCTTGTGCATTTTCTTCACACGGTCCACCCAGGCAAGGAAGCGGCGGCAGTGGTATACACCCTTGACGATGCAGCGACAAGCAAAGTACTTGGCCTTGCACACTTTCAAAGAGACTTTGCAAGGGGCCTTGAGTTTCACCAGACATCCCACAAGCACGCGCCCGCAAACTCTCTAAGAGATGCATAAAAAGGAGACAGCTCTACTAGAGGATTCCAGATAACAGTCTTAGCTGTGTACAACAGAGTTTTCTTTCACAGACTAATCGTTCCTGTCCAACTTACCCTGGCTCCCATCCTCTTCAAAGCCGCCTTCTTCTTCTCCATCATTCCGGGATCTTCCTCGTGCCCGAGCACCTCATCTTCAAGGCTTCCATCGTACAGGAAGGCAGCAGAAGTGTCATCTGGGGCCGATTCTTCTTCAGCTTTAAGCAGGGCCACGGAGGCCGCGCAAAGCAGCAGAACGAGTGTCAGCTTCATCTCCACTTGTTGGCTTTTGGATATGTCTTCAGAGGCTTCAAGCAAGTAGAGTGATTAACGAGCGTCAAGGAATCATTTATATAGCAACTGGGCGCGTTAGATGTTTGATTAGCTGCAAGCGAAAGACAAAACTTCCTGCAGAGCGGTGTTATGAAATCATCTTCTCGTATAGAACAAGGATAAATTGATTGCACAAACAAACCACCCTTTACTACCATATTTACAAACGGACTTCATAACCTTAGATAACTTTATCAAGTTGCATGTCATTTTTAATCCtttagaaaaacaaatcaCGCTTTGGGTAGACATCCAgaactgcgcatgcgcatattCATTGCTAGAAAGTATTCTTGTTTTTGGTAGTACTGATTTGGCTTGAAGGGAATATTTTCACAAATCTTTTTCGCTAACTAGTTCAAGTCTCAGGTTACGTTCTTCTTTGGTCAAAGAGCTGTCAACACGGTGCTGTGGGAAACATATTTACTTTATGCTGCTGTTCACCATAGCGCATCTATTTTCGATCTCGAATGACTGGGGCAGAATATGTGAGGGTTGATGGATTGTGCCACACAGGGATACCGCGAGATGGACCTCAAATCTATGCCTAGTTATAGCAAATTTCTATACCTTTCGAACTCCTGTTTccgctttttttttacaaaatcgCACCTAAATCTCCAATATACTTAATTTTTAGCTGAGTTTCCAGGATTTTTATCCAGGTGATGAGTCATTTTACACTATGCCTCCTTTTTGGTAGTCGAGGAATCCGTAATCACCATGATGTTAATAACAATACATCGGTTGCACAAATTATGTTGAGTGCATCAAATTCGCGCGAAACGCTTTTGGCATTGCCattgagtaaaaaaatacaaacattcaATAACATCTTCACGGTAAGTTATCAAAAGCAGCACCCATTTCTGATATTATAAAGATGTAAATTGAAAGATACCTTAGTGACTGCTTAGTTACCATCCCTGCTTAGAGGAATTTTCTTACGAGATATTAAGTTCTCAAATATCTGGGCACACGGGTTGGTGACAGATAGCACAATAATTATCCACGCGTGAGGTGCATAACGTTTTTCtgtttaaatatttaaaaaaatgtaaagaaGGCGATATTCTTCCGGGCATTTATTAAAATGCCCTTCCTGCGTAGCCTGTATGTGAATACTGCTTGCTAGAAGTCGGGAAAGGATTTTAACTGTTATGCTACAGGTTCATTCCCATTGTGAGCCTGATATTCCACCCTTCGCTAAGGAGATCACACCCATTGTCAGATAccatttttcatctttttctcATAAAACGATTTCATTAAGGATGTTATTGAAAACACAAATATAACAGGATTGCACAGATATTTGTGTACTTAAGATTTTTCAGAAAATCAGATAGAAATACCCTCTAAGGAACACAGGAACACAGCAAAGGCGTATTCATTCGCTTACTATTGGAGATTTTTTCGGTTTGGTTCGAATTtctgaaaacaaagtttaGGTAGCGGCACATTGTAACAATTCGGGGAGAAGActgcctcgtacccaggcgtTTACTAGCGTGACCGGACTAAGCGCGCAGTGGTATCTCCCGTTGACCCTTCCCTTGTTCCTTTGCGCCAGCGCTAAACCTTCCCATGGCCCATTGCGCTCACTTGTTTAGTTTTCAAGTTTTTACTGACTTAAGACGCCTGGGTACGCGGCAGGGGAGAAGTGATGCCACAGAAAACACGGCAGGCTACTAGCCTTCCCACGATTTCAACATGGATTAATAACAATGATGATTTTGCTGCAAATGTGTCGGGCAACATTGACAATGTTAGTGTCATCGTACAATTCAAAACAATGAACAAAAGCTACTTTCTTTCAGAGGGGATTCGTCATCATTTATTTTCACACACACTTGTTAAAAATACATATACTTTTCCCTCTACCTAAACTCAACCTCTGATACACATACCCTCGTACCCTCCGTCACTATTTCTGTGGGCAAGTTGTACCCTCCATTACTACTTCCGCAGATGAATCTCAACCTCCATCGCTACTTTTGTGGATACATTGTAGCCTCATTCATTACTTCTGCAGATAAATCGTACCCTCGATTACACTCCCAGTGTAGTTGTGCCATCCATCACTACTTAGTGGGCAAGTAGCCACAATGAGCAGCTAACttcattgattgattgataacTGGCTCATGAGTGCTTACTGTACGACCCTGGCCTTGAAGTCGTATTCCAATGGGCAGCAAGAAAACCTTTGCCTGAACCAATGTTATTTCACTGAATTGGATTATACAATCAGTCCTGTTCACTAGCGCGCTGTTTCGTTTGGAATTGCTTACCTTTGCTATGATGTCACCCACCTTTGTTGCAGATAAGAAGGACTCGCTCGCCCTCCtattcaccatcatcacaaaaatgtgGCATCACAGCAAGTCTATCGAGGGTGCTTAGGGTGGCTATTCCCCACGGCTCTGGCCACCTAAATCCTGTGTAACTACCTTCACGTGGTGCACCTGTCCTTGACAAAAAGTTACACTAGGGACCGAGTAAGGGACGGTATATTCCCTTTCTGGGTAGGTGGAGCTCGTTAGCCTTGGTTGGCAATCCACCTAGGGGAAGGAAAACCCTGATTCCAAACCTCCGCTGCCTTGCGGCTATACCCGGTCTGGGAAAGGCTTCAGGAGTCAACCTCGAGGAAAAATCTGGGAGTAAACCTTTGTTACTTCTTTGGGCGGATGAGCTTCGAATAGGTCAACGGCCAGCACCGGCGGATCTGATGGTCAACCCGGCTTCAGTTTCCGGCAACAAGTTGCAACGAGTTGTTTCTGCGGCCATCCCAGCTATGCTGGGTTGTCGATAAACAGGACCTCTCGCCAAGGGACACTACCCTCGCGCCAGGTAGTGTCGTCATCAGTGGTGCAGCCTCACAGTTTTTATGGAAAGTCAATCTAGTAGTATTGGAGCTATGGCTACCGCATTCGGGGGAACCGATGCGCCACCCAGTGCGGCAGTGGCGAAAAATGGACGAAGACCGCACTCGGCTATAACTTCCAGAGCAATCGACAATCGTCAGTTTCTATCTTCTAGAAAGCAAGCTCTAACCCTTGGAGCTTGGAATGTCCGTACTACCAATGACGGCGATGGTTCTCTAAGACCAGAGCGAGCCACAGCACTCATTTGTCGTGAGCTGGAGCATGCTAATATCGATATCTGTGCTTTAAGCGAAGTCCGACGTCCCAACACTGGTAACATTGTAGAAAGGAGTCACACTATCTTCTGGAGTGGGGGAAGTGAGAGAACAGCCGGTGTCGGATTTGCTATCTCCAACAGACTTGTATCGCAAGGGATTTGTCCAACACCTATCAACGACAGACTTATGCAAATGCGTGTTCCATTGGAAAGTGGTAACTACCTCACCCTTGTTAGCGTATACGCTCCTACCATGCAAAGAACATCTGAGGAAAAAGAGGTATTTTACGAAAAGCTCCGTTGTTGCCTTCCTTCAGCTCAGAACAACCCTCTTATTGTGTTGGGCGATTTCAATGCTCGTGTGGGTCAAGACTACAAATCCTGGCCTGATGTTATCGGTAAGCACGGTGTTGGAAAGATGAACTCGAATGGCCTCATGCTCCTTGAGTTTTGCACTCGGTTGCAGCTAAGTGTCATGGGTACAATGTTTCAATTAAAGGATAGCTTGAAGAACACGTGGCAACACCTCCGCTCTAAGCACTGGCACCAACTCGATCATGTGCTAGCCAATCAAGCTGCTAAgccttttattaaagtaacaAAGGTCAATCAAGCTGCCGACTGTTTCACGGACCACAAGCTTTTAGTGTCTAATTGTGCTTTTCCTTTGAAGCGCAAGAAGAATATCTCAAGACCCCCGAAAAAGCTAGACACTCGTCTCAATGACGATAAGAAAGTGAAGCTCGTTCAGTTTTTAGATGAGAAAATTCCTGCTTGTAATAACGATTTCGAAGATCTGCAAGATATTCTTCAACAAGCTGCAAACCATGTTTTCGAAAGGAAAAAGAGGATCCAAAACGACTGGTTTGATGACCAAGATGAGGAAATTCGAAACTTACTTCAAGACAAAACCCTAGACAGGCACTCGTTAAAAACACGTATTAGACAAATCAAGGATGCATGGTTTCAAAAGAAAGCTGAAGAAGCTGAGCatttttctcaaacaaaaAATCCAAGAGAGTTCTATGCCACCTTGAATGCAGTCTATGGCCCAAGATCAAGAAATTCTCATCCTGTTCGCTCTAAAGAAGGCACTCTTTTGGCCGATCCCATAGAAGTCAAAGGTAGATGGGTGGAGCACTTTAGTGATTTGCTAAATCTCCCGAGTGATGTTGACTTAAAAATCGTGGACGAATTTGACCAATTACCAATCATGCAGTCTATGGATGATCCTGTTACAGACCAGGAGCTGGAAAAAGCCATTTCAAACACCAAACTTGGGAAGAGCCCTGGTTTTGATGGTGTCCTTCCAGAAGTCATTGTTTATGGTGGTCGCTGCCTGAGAGCTTTTCTTCTCATCCTCTTTAATATCATCTGGGCGTCTGAAATCATTCCTCAAGTGTGGAAAGATGCAATTATCACCATTTTATTTAAGAAGGGCGACAGAACCGAATGTGGAAACTACAGGGGGATATCACTACTAAGCGTCGTGGGGAAAATATTCGCAGATATCATCTTGCAAAGACTACAGCTGCTTGCGGAATTTATATATCCCCAGTCCCAGTCAGGGTACCGAGCTGGTAGGGGCACTATTGATGGCATATTCACTCTTCGTCAGCTTATGGAAAAGACCAGAGAGCAACGTAACAACATGTATATAGTCTTTATAGACTTTGTGAAAGCCTTCGACACTGTCAATCGTGAACTTCTCTTTTCGATCCTTGGCAAACTAGGATGCCCACCAAAGTTCATAAGTATAATAAAGAAGCTATATTCTGATGTTCATGCTAGGCTAATCGTAGACGGAGAGCTAACTCGTGCATTTGAATACAACTGTGGTGTCAAGCAAGGATGTAAGTTAGCACCAACTCTATTCGGCATCTATGCTGCTGTCCTGCTCTGGTTGGCCTTTAATAAAATTGAACACACCTGCAGCATCAAGATAAGATTCCGATTTGATGGTAATCTCTTCGATCTTCGCAGGctcaaagcaaaaacaaaagtcCTTACGGAATTCATCAGGGAGGCACAGTACGCTGACGATATCGCCTTATTTAGCGATACCCCAGAGGGTCTGCAGTCTTTACTTACATCGTACAATGAACTTGCTAAGAGAATGGGGATGCGCATTAACACTAAAAAGACGGAGACTATGTGTATTGGTAATACTGCCGAATTTTATGTTGATGGCATTAAGCTGGTCAATGTTACTCACTTTAAATACCTTGGTAGTATCCTGTCAAGTGACTGCTCAATGAGAGCGGAGCTCACATCTCGTATACAAGCTGTATCATGTGCTTACGGTCGCCTTCGAAAGAGAGTTTTCGACTCACGTGATCTCACTGTACCAACCAAGATCGCTGTTTATAATCAATGTCTAATGCCTCTCTTATTGTACGGTAGTGAGACATGGACTGTATATCAGCATGAAGTTAGAGAACTTCGTACTCTGCAACAACGCCATTTACGCCTAATCCTCAAGATCAAGTGGGATGACTATATAAGCAATGAAGACGTCCTCCGTCGTGCAAACGTAGATGATATTGAAACAAAATTAGCTAGAAATCGTCTCCGCTGGCTTGGTCACCTCTGCCGAATGGACGATGACAGAGTGCCTAAGCAGCTGTTATTTTCGGAGCTAGAACACGGGTCTCGCCCAGTTGGTCGTCCTAAACTAAGATTCAaggacattttgaaaaaagaccTCAAAATTGGATGCGTCCTTGAAGCGTGGAACTATCATGTACATAATAGAAAGGAATGGAGGGCGATCACAAATAAAATCTGCACGTCATACGACAAAAGAAGATATGAAACCTATTTAAAACAAAGGGAAGCTCGCCGTAAAAGGGCGGAGAACAGTTAAATACAAACTGTGCTATACCCGTTCGCGGGTGCAGGCGCTTATATACAGCAAGTCTACAGAAAGCCAAGAGATCGAGGAACGCCTGGCAGGTATTTGCCCTTCTTACCCTTTCCCCATGCTATGAGTGTTGTTTGACAGTTGTTTAACATTGTACGTATcgctttgtattttttatgttttgtaATTTTGGTTAGTAAAGCTGAGTATTTTACTGCAGGTGGTAGATATGCTAGTAAGAAGTTTTGCCTTGTTGTCTAGTAAAGCTGATTTATAAATGAAATCTCTTGTGTTTGCTTCCCAGTGGAAGCTTCGCCATTACTGCCCAACCAGCTGTTCCTAacatatagatttaggcactgcctaaaagcggagccagctcTATTTGCCACTCTAATCTAGGGTTTTTTCCCCATCCCAACACCCCCCTCTCAATAACCactaaaaagactaaaaaataaggTTGTAtcttctctatgtttttttgtctgtACATATGTATTTTTGGCTTATAATGTTAAATTTATTGGATTGACACTAATGTAAAATTctttacacggtaccaataaacTAATCTGTCTGTTTGTCAATAATTTTGTTGACAGTTACGGCTTTTATTCATTCAGATTTTAGGGAAGTATCAACACTGCAAGAGCATATTATGTTGGCTATAGGAAAGGAATGCGGGTTGATAGAATATAATTATactaatgcactagtcatttgaaacccccacccccacccccctggtcCCAGGGAAGTGTGGGGTTGAGGTGGGGGTTTAGAACACTTTTGAATGAGAATCTGTCCCGAGGAGGTGGGGAAATCGACTGTTTTCGACTTTAAGAAATTTCCCCACCCTAGAGGCTTGAAGACAAGTGAAAAGCGTCAcaaatgtactttgcaaaagtcaaGTCATCATTTCTATGTATCAGCATGTGGCAAGCTGCACCgcaaaatgtgcaaaaacgaATATGAATGATATAACCAACGCGACATGaagatgatttatttttccatttttttattaactgttatcttcatagttattggtacaaatgtactcgctgaagtgtactggcttatttcagatgacttgttgtcgggtagttgcctatagtttgcatcccGAGGGGTGGGGGCATTTGACTGCTGTGTTGTcctgagggggtgggggcttttctctgtttagtacagggtcaaagtctaatcccTCGCCCTTCCCctggaccatgggggtgggggtttcaattgactagtgcataaacAATGAAAGAATATGAAAAACATTAATTTACATTTGCTTTCAGCCAGCCTACATAGTGAACCGGGGTAAATTCACCTAAGGAATTCACCTAATACGAAATTTGAAGCACCAAAGTGATACGGTAAAAAACACGTAAAAGCCGTGAGAcggagtggggcctgggagttgcatgATTGACTGGGTGGATTGTGACACcgcagggtacccgcgcgatgaccacaaaaaccaagtcgcatagctataccatatttctatacctatggggctccgcgcgcggcctacgcgctggctccgctataaaacATGAAGGCACCAACTCTGACCCGAGGTATGTTAACAGAGAAGTAAATCCCTTTCAGTCTCCAACTTTCAGTCTTTAAGCCTTTCAGTCTCCAACTCCCTCCCTCTCTACAGACGCCGAAAGGCTATATGCACAATATACTTTGTGTAAATAgcacaaattttttttttcatcagtCTCCgtcttccctccccctctctgCCTCCCCCTTCATACCccctttctcccctccccctctttgCCTTTCCTTTCATCGACCTCTGTCCCCCTTCATTACCCCCTGCCTCCCCTCCCTTGCTCTCTGCCTTCTCTTCTTAATTCCTACACCTACCTCCTCCTTCCTTTCACTTCTATATTCAGGCATCTCTGGTAAGCCGGTCAGCGGTCAGGTGAAGCCAGCCTTGTACCAGTTCAATGTGTCTCCTACTGGGCCCAGTGTGTGTCATAGCTACAACCCATTCGCGTCCGCCATCTTGCCTGTGATCCCCGACAGTCCATACTTCTTGGACGTGGTTGGCCGAGTCTTTATAGACAGCAGTCCGAATGTACAGCTCAAGCAATGTACCAGGTACTATTTACTAGAGGTAGAGGTACCTTATCGACAAGGGCCTGATTGTACCAGGTGGAGCTTATTTACTAGACGTGGCCAAAACTTCGATACAAGTTATTTACGtagtcaataccttattaacaATTGTTCGAATGTGGAACTCGGGTATTGTTCAGGTACAAATTATTAACAAGACATAGTCGATACCTCGATAGACAAGGGCTCGAATGTTGAACTCGGGTAGTGTACCATGTACAAGAGATGTTTAAGCTCAGGATTATTAAAGTTATTCGTGACACAGCCTACAAGACTCCCTGAATTAAACGCCCTTAAGATAACCACGGAGGACATGCCACAAAAGAAATAACATATGATATAGCCGATAGCGTTGTAATTGCAGAAAGCTGGCTTGTAATTGATATATTTTGCCATTGATATATTTTGCCATTGATATATTTTGATATGATATATTTATACTTAAGCTGTAGCTGTGTATCACAGCTCAGAACATGGGACCAGCGATGAGTGAGATCGTGTGTATGCGGCGGCACCTGGAAAAGATACACTGCGCCACAACCCTGAACCCTGCCTACGGGATTTAGTAAATCTTACGCAAGACCCCTGTATCGTAAACGGGATGTAGTACGCATGCAAGAACCCCGAAACACCTTCTACGGGATTTAGTACGTCGCGCAAGAGCACTGAACTGTCTACGGGATTTAGTACTCGAGTAAGCCCTGGACCACCCTTAACGGGATTTAGTACATGACGCAAGAACCCTGAAGTTTTTGTGGGATCTAGTACATCCGGACTAAGTGCTTTAGTGGGGACTGGTTGCGTTGTTTCATTAGATATTCCAAGAAAAATCAACGGAAACAGAGCAGCTTTTAGCTTTTCGTTGTACATTCTCGAAACAACCAAATCTGAGATTTGCTCTAACCATTAAAAATATTCATACCATTCTTTGTTGTTGCAATTTTGCCCAGAATGAGGCTATTGGCACGCGCACGAAATCGGTTTGCACCTGCTCACGAATTTTCCCCATCTCACACAGTTTGCACTAGCCTGCCATTAGCTTttctaatttatttgttttaaactCTTACGAAGTAAAATGATGATAAAATAGACTGTATGGAAAAATTGGCATTATTGGTCGCAAGAAGGTGATCGttggaattttattttttttgtaaacaaatgCAAGCTTCCAAATCATGAAACAACAGTTTTTCGGTGCTCTTTTTATTATTGCACGCTTCATCTACTCACAATATACAAAGTATACTGTTCTCAGGCATAACTACATTGACATGGATGTCGTTCCCATCTAGTTTTTACAGGCTTTCTCAGCTCTGCGCACGCATCTTTTGACGGCACGAACGCAGACCGCTTGACGCCTGCAGTCAAGACGTGCCCTCAGAAAACACCTGACTGCAATGACGCGGCA from the Nematostella vectensis chromosome 4, jaNemVect1.1, whole genome shotgun sequence genome contains:
- the LOC116617666 gene encoding uncharacterized protein LOC116617666 codes for the protein MKAPTLTRGISGKPVSGQVKPALYQFNVSPTGPSVCHSYNPFASAILPVIPDSPYFLDVVGRVFIDSSPNVQLKQCTRYYLLEVEVPYRQGPDCTRWSLFTRRGQNFDTSYLRSQYLINNCSNVELGYCSAQNMGPAMSEIVCMRRHLEKIHCATTLNPAYGI
- the LOC116617665 gene encoding uncharacterized protein LOC116617665, giving the protein MKLTLVLLLCAASVALLKAEEESAPDDTSAAFLYDGSLEDEVLGHEEDPGMMEKKKAALKRMGARRVCGRVLVGCLVKLKAPCKVSLKVCKAKYFACRCIVKGVYHCRRFLAWVDRVKKMHKKKMAKKEDEEMDVPEEGAPAKKPAVKKLGSRAALRECIAAAKGKGCNNTKDCRPCARGFVLCMKRKLQNGQSPKKADEYYDAMADRAEDEEDEQDEDEEEDEEAEKPGEGKIKALRRCRVIAVRCFLRARLDCRRQAVCVRAVKRCVRRAGKACKN